The stretch of DNA aaactaTAGtctaaactaataaaacattatttagaTGGATGCTATTTAATTTCGAAATGTTTAACCCTAATGGCAATGAAGTTGATAGTAGAAACAATTGAAGAGAAATCCTGATTTTGCTTTCAATAAAAAGACCAGTAAACTAAcacaacatttaaaattaagatGGATACTATCGAATATCTTTATCTTATGTTTAGTCCTAATGGTAATGCCATTTATTTGAATccgaaaaataaagaaaaacccTATCTAATCAAATAAACATCATTTAATAGTTTGGAGGgaaatgaaatcaataaaatatatagtagatatttttgtatgtacaACATTAAACCATATGTTAACAATTGAGATTGAGAAAGATATCTTGTCGTTTAGTCTGTTGGCACCAACTGGCGAGTATGCAGAGCAGAGCTTGTCTCGTTCTAAGCAGTGCAGTTTTGTACCAAACATTCTGAGAGATATACCAATATATTATGTTGTTTGTTCTTCAGTAATAGGTCAATAAAAGGACAAACGTGACTAGCTGAACAACGGCCTTGGTTGTTGATTCTGACACCCAGCTATAAGATAATGCTTACTGTGAGAATATCTTTAGGGTATATGGTTTGTAGTATAAGGGACGCAGATGTCATTGACATGTTTCATAGATTAATTATATATCTCTAGCATGTGGTGTTTGTATTAACAGTTATTAAAGTATAATCCTCAAGCTACAAGGCGAATGTATAAGACAAATAGAAAACGACAGGTCAAAAATCTAAAGAATAAAGATAGCGTTCATCCGTCCGAAAAAATTGTAttatcagtttattttttctgataatttgataaaatagtatctgtatttgatgtctaaatctaaattaataattaacatCTTGAGAGACattgttattatttaattttacacTTATTTCCATGAGGTAATAGACCGTcgagtattatgacgtcatattcgAAAAGCTTTTTTTTAAAGAGGACATTGGTCAAACCTAACTGTTGGCTAAGGcctcattttttcattttttttttttttgcaaaactaaataaaaatacGTATATAAATGCCTGTTTAGCAAATTAAAgttattgaattaaattatacGCATTATTCTCGGCATCGATTTGGGTTtatgtcatagaaaaaaaaagaaaaaaaaagaacaatctTTTTTTATGGACGTCTTTCCTTTATTATCTATGCCTTCATATACCAACATGATATAGAGAACAATCCTTACACAAAGCTGTAGTGATCTAAATACGGCTTGTCCTCGTATCTGCCTGGATGTAATTAGTGATAAGTAAAACTTTTCCCTTATCAATTAATGTATTCTGGACCTTTCTACCCCAACTTCAGTGCACGTCAGGAGCAATCAGCTCATCAAAACTTTGATAGCTCCGTATCTTCATTATACCATTAAAAATTCTTGACTGCAAAGCGATCATAAAAGACGAATAAAAAACATGTCAAATAGTTAAATGACGAACACTTACAATGTAGTACAATACAGTTATAATTAATTGATTCCTTCCCTGTTAGTTGATAAGTTCATAAAAAATAACGATAATACggctcatttttttttttttttatttcatttgttttttttaatttaaatctaTAATGGAAGATTTCTCCATATTCTAGTATGGCCCTTTTCCAGAGGGAAGTGTTCTcatatagtgttgtctggcgagatATAGTTCCCGAGCCGAAGTTTATCGTAATGGTGAATTATCtcttcaaaatattttcccATCGTAAATATAGGAAACCAGACAATTtgcgaatttcactgaaaacgAGCAAAGGAAACTTCAATGATGCAACAGTAGATTTGGTACGTCatatgacattcattatgacgtcatacatttgGTCGCGTGCTCACTCGCTGGGGaatatactttggtatagttcccgtagtcaggtatagtctcccgtagtcgcaaaatagaccatggctgttatccaaccgcattcctagtaattgtcatgtgatgtactaaaagCTGTCATGATTTTAATAAGGCTTGTCATCGTATCTTCACGGTTTTGATTGCTAAGTTATCGGATTCCCATTATCAACGTCTTATGAAAAAGTTATACCATATTGATCGCCATTGGAATCAATTTCCGTATCAAATCTTAACGTATCCAGAACCTGTAACATGCTCTGTAACCACCCACCTAAAGTCACACTTGATGTTTTCAGGTGCACATTGGTTCTTTTTCAAATGATTTGAAGATGCCCCAGCGCcgaaaaatcaataaatcattaTTTGACCCATCCTCGATACCGCTGGAATATGTCATTGCAAACCTAAAGGCAGTTCCAGCGGTGGAAAAAATATCAATCTCAGGCCTGCAGTCAATAATTCCTATTGATATCTCAGAGACAGTGATGCCCTACAAGTAACCACAGTGAAAcgttatttaattattttaatatgcatcaaatgaccaaactacctgtctcattTGTTGTCAATAACAGGAAATTTAGTTTTCCATAGTCCAGGGGAGGATATTTtggcagtgatagtaatcctTGTATTATCGAGGATGGATTCCATCGTGTAGTATACAGAGCTAGTATGCACTTCGCAACGTTAtgttaaataatgtacatatttaagTTTATAAAGTTTATTAAGTAAGAATCTCCTtacataaaaatgtttatatttatacaatgtttatacCCTTAGgaatttgcttagttttaaaatttgaattttcaaagTTTGATTATATCATGGTGTGGTATCGACCCGTATACTGACCCTATGTTTGTATCGATTGCCTCGGGTTAGGGAATATATTGTAtaagttaataatttaaaaatatatttaaaaataagattccctataacataataaatcaaaacaagtgcagtgaaatgagtacacaGAGTCAGACCCTGAAGCCAAGGTTTGGTATATATTTCCATGTCACAATTTTTATATTCTTGTTTGTCATTgttaagtgatttctgcagTTATGACGTCAACACTTTCTGTAGATAcgttttgatgaaatattttaacgattggaacatttcataaaagattttatgaaaggagatattttatttcttcAAGCGCTGGagaacaaaaataaattcttggGAGGATTTTCACAATATACCATATGGATTTTAGAAATTTAAAATCTCTTAAtaacataactacaacaacataataatatatttcgAAGAATCtcaacaacaaaatgaaaatccagctgaggcagccattttgtcaCGAGGTTCAGGAATTCTGACGTCACGACATTGATGACACAATGAGCTTCCAACTAATGAAAAGTTATAATCCACTAGCGCCATATACAACACTACTCCAAGAGTGAAGTAATTGTATATCAGAGTTCGTCGTCTTTACCACAGTATTTAGCATTTAAATAACGCTCTACATTTCAAAATTCCATTTTGCATTGTAACTCTTATATCAGGGGTTCTGAAGCAATATATAAAGGGATTAATTAAAGAATTCACAGTCGTCAAAATTAGCATCGCATGTCGTGTTGTTCTAGAAGTTCTGTTCAATAAATGTAAACCTTGCATCAGGAAACCTAAGTTCAATGGTGTCACAAAGATAAAAAAGTTAATGACaataatgataattgtgattGTGCTTTTAGATCTCATTCCACTAGTTTGGCTTTCTTGTCCCCTGTTCCTCTGTTGGTTGGTCTGATTACGATTCTGTATCTGATCATTGGCTGCATCTCTTTCACCCGAATCAATATTATTTGTGGGTCTGACTTGGATCCGAAATGTACGTTCGTGTCTCTGTAGAACTACTATCATTAATATACAGCACATCACAATCACACACTCAATAGTAGTAGCTATAAGTCCGGTGGCAGTAGCAAAATACTGAAATTTGTCGCAGAAAATACTTTCAAGCTTACAAAAAACTGCATGATTCTTAGGAAATCCAAAAATGAAAAAGCTCAAAGACAATGATGAAGATATGAATAAAAACATGCTACTCAGCATCCAGAAATATCTTCTTGCATATTTCGATGTATACCTCCAAGACGTCTTGGCAAGCAAAAATGTTCGATCAATACATATTACACAGACCTGTCCTAATGAGTTCAAGTAGATGAGCGAAAAAATGTACATCCGGAAAAAGCAAGACGTATGGCTTATCTTACTGTTTGGATCTACGAACGTAATTAGGATTGGAAACAAAGACAATCCAACTAGAAGATCTGTCAATCCTAAGATAAGAAGATGTAAATTGCGGGCTTGAGGATTTCgaagttttgtaaatattacagCAATGATTGCTGGGATATTAACCAGCACTGTTGCCCCTCCAACCACCACCACT from Argopecten irradians isolate NY chromosome 15, Ai_NY, whole genome shotgun sequence encodes:
- the LOC138309741 gene encoding uncharacterized protein, with product MANSCYVPSNVSDYTDYDTDIAPMWIRVGVVVVGGATVLVNIPAIIAVIFTKLRNPQARNLHLLILGLTDLLVGLSLFPILITFVDPNSKISHTSCFFRMYIFSLIYLNSLGQVCVICIDRTFLLAKTSWRYTSKYARRYFWMLSSMFLFISSSLSLSFFIFGFPKNHAVFCKLESIFCDKFQYFATATGLIATTIECVIVMCCILMIVVLQRHERTFRIQVRPTNNIDSGERDAANDQIQNRNQTNQQRNRGQESQTSGMRSKSTITIIIIVINFFIFVTPLNLGFLMQGLHLLNRTSRTTRHAMLILTTVNSLINPFIYCFRTPDIRVTMQNGILKCRALFKC